From Geotalea uraniireducens Rf4:
ATCGTACCACGGCGTTCCACCCAGTGATGAGGAGTTGCCGCGGGCACTGGAGTGCCTGGGAGAGCAATGCAATCTGTAGAGGTGCATGGCATGCGCCCCTGTGCCAAGCGGATATGGCGGTATAGCAAGCAAGGGCGCACACCGTGCGCCCCTTCATAACAGAAAGGGATTTAAATATATGAGCACAATGATTGCTACCAGAGACGCCTATGGTGAAACCCTTGCGGAACTGGGCGCGGAGAATAAGAACGTTGTTGCCCTGGACGCGGACCTTTCGGGTTCGACGAAAACCGGCGTTTTTGCAAAAAAATTCCCTGAGCGGTTTTTCAATATGGGCATTGCCGAGGCAAATATGGTCGGCACTGCTGCCGGGCTCGCCGCTGTCGGGAAGATACCGTTTCTTTCCACATTCGCTATTTTTGCCGCCGGCCGGGCTTGGGAGCAGATCCGTCAGTCAGCCGCATATCCGAAGGCCAATGTCAAGATAGTAGCGACCCACGGTGGCGTAACGGTCGGCGAAGACGGTGGTTCCCACCAGTCGGTGGAAGATATAGCCATCATGCGTGCGATTCCCAACATTACGGTCATTGTTCCGGCCGACGGCGTTGAAACCAAGGGCGCCATCAGGGCCGCCGCCGCCATGAAAGGGCCGGTCTATGTCAGGCTCGGACGCAACAAGGTGCCGACCATCTTCCCTGAAGACCACCGTTTTGAAATCGGCAAAGGGGCTGAGTTGGTTGCCGGTTCCCATATGACCTTCGTTACCACCGGCCTTATGACTGCCCAGGCAATCGCCGC
This genomic window contains:
- a CDS encoding transketolase family protein, which encodes MSTMIATRDAYGETLAELGAENKNVVALDADLSGSTKTGVFAKKFPERFFNMGIAEANMVGTAAGLAAVGKIPFLSTFAIFAAGRAWEQIRQSAAYPKANVKIVATHGGVTVGEDGGSHQSVEDIAIMRAIPNITVIVPADGVETKGAIRAAAAMKGPVYVRLGRNKVPTIFPEDHRFEIGKGAELVAGSHMTFVTTGLMTAQAIAAAESLKKDGISARVVHIGTIKPLDQEIILKAARETGAIVTAEEHSVIGGLGGAVAELLGENCPTPMKRIGINDRFGTSGKAEELLKYFGLTPDCLVDAAKEILSRK